The DNA region GATTAGGGCCTACCTGGGGGTCTGGGGCAGGGAACCACCTCAAGAGATGTGGGAGGCCATAAGGACGCTGGGGGACTTCTCGTGGCGGCAGTACAGGGCTCTGGCAGAGGCGAAAAACGACTTCGACTACGCGGAGGAGCCGCTCTACGAGGTGGGCGTCGACGTAGGCAAAGCCCTAGAAGAAGCGAAGAAAGACCCGCTGGCGCCGAGGGTGGAGGCGGGGAAGTGTTGCGGAATGGAGGCGCTGGCCTACCTAGACGCCGCCAAGCTGTCCACCGACGCCTTCGTTGAGCGTATGCTCAGAGAGCTACGGGGCGTGCAATTTGTAAAAGGAAAAGCCCAGGAGGTGGCCGGCAAAGAGGTCTGGCTAGAGGGCGGCAACGTCTTACAGGCAGACGCCGTGGTGGTGGCCGCCGGCTACTGGGCGAGGAAATTCGGAGTCCCCGTGGCGCCTTTCAAAGGCTACGGCTTTCTCACAAATGCCAAGGCAGATAAAATGTTTATAGACATGGTTAGAGGCATCGCCGTTGTCCCCCTGTCGAAGTATACGAAAGTTACTGGAAGATTTGACCTAGACGGCACAGATAACCACTCGCCTTCTAAAAAGGTATTACAGAGGGCCCGTGAAATTCTTGGCAACTTCGACGTGGCGGCCAGCGCGGTGGGCTACAGGCCGTGCACCCCAGACGGCTTCCCCGTCGTGGACAGAATAGGCTCCGTAGTGATAGTGACGGGGGCCTGCCGCCTCGGCTGGACCTACGGCCCCGCCCTGGGTAAACTAGCCGCGGACCTCGCCCTAGGGAGGCGCAGGGTGGAGGCCCTCTCCGCGGCGAGATTTATCAGGAGCAGGTGACCCAGCTGAAAGGCCTTGGAGAACTCGACTTCGCGCTGTACATCTCCTTAATTTCGCTATACCTCCAGAACCCCTTAGATCACGTCTATATGCTCTACGACCTCATTTACGAGCTCGATAAGACGGAGCTGTACATAAGCGGAAGAGGAGACGTGGTTGAGGCCTATATGTTAATTTGGCGGGGGCAGAAGTACTCGGGGATCCACCTGTGGAACTACAGCGAAGATTTTAAACGGCTCCTAAAGGAGGCGCTCCCGGCCATTATTCAGCTCTACCGCCCTTCCGATCTTGAAAAAGTCGCAGGCGCGTTGAAGGAGGCGGGGGTTGAGTTCAAGGCAGAGGTCTACCTAGACATGGTGGTAGATGAAGAGCGGTTTAGGCCGTATCGGCCCCAAGAGGCTGTTAGACTAGATCCAGGACGCTACGTGGGCGAGTTCGTCGAGTTGAAAAAAGCCCAGGGGGCAGACATCGATGAGAGACAAGCCGTGGAGCTTATCAAAAAGCGGAGGTGCTACGGGGTCTTTAAAGACGGGAGGCTGGTCTCAATAACGTGTAGATACGTGGCCCTCCCCGAGGTGTGGATTATCGGCGACGTCTTCACCTTGCCCGAGTACAGGGGGCATGGCTACGGGAAGATAGCCACCTCGGCGATAACGAGAGACGCGGTGGCCTCCGGGGCTGTGGCCTACCTCCACGTAAACAAGAAAAATGTAGCCGCAACAAGCCTCTACGCAAAGCTGGGGTACTCAATCTTGAGGGAGAGGCCTTGGATTTTCGCCCCGCCCTAGCTATACGCACACCCTCGCAGTGGGCAGGACGAAGGGCCCTATCCTCTTATAGCGTCCCTCGGCGTATGCCACCGCCGTGAGAGCCGCCGCGATTGCGTCTAACAAATCGGCGTGCCCTATGCCAAACCTCCGGCGTAGTTCGCCCCGCGACAAGCCCATGGCCATTAGGCTAGTCGCCGGGTGAATTTCAATCACCTCCGCCCTAAACATCCTGCTCAGCCTTATCCCCCTCTCAGTGAGCCCCCTCATCGGGCCCATAAGAGGCGGCAGGAGCCTATACCCCAACCTGCGTAGCTCCACCTCCACGTCTCTAAGCCCCCTCCCGCCCTCGGGCAATGTGAGGGGGGCGTCAATAGCTACGACGGCGGGGTCTAAGAGAGAGGCCGCGTGTACAATTTCTTCGTCGGCAGAAGCGAGTCCTAGATAGACCAGCGAACAGCCGTCAAGCGTAGCCACGGCTGTGGGCTTGGCGACGGCTAGGTCTATCCCGGCGACTATCATGTACATAAACACCCCAGAATTTATATACACATGCCGACAGCTGTCGTCACCGGAGGCTCCACCGGGATAGGGGCGGCCACTGTCAAAGCCCTAGCTAAAAGAGGCTACGACGTAGCCTTCACCTACCTAAGAAGTGAAAAGGAGGCCGAGTCCGTCGTCAAAGAGGCGTCTGGATACGGCGTAAGAATTCTGAGCGCGCGGGCAGACGCCTCGTCCTGGGACCAAATGAGGGCATTCGCCGACGAGGTGCGCCGCGTCTTCGGCAAAGTAGACGCACTCGTGGCAAACGCCGGCGGGCTCCCCCAGCGGAGGACGCTGGAGGAATCCGACCTAGACTACTGGAAGGCGCTCATAGACCTCAACCTCACCAGCGCGTACATAGCAACTAAGCTGTTTGTCCCCATGATGGAGAGGGGCGTAGTGGTGTACGTCAGCTCCGTGGCGGCATATACAGGCGGCGGCCGCGGCGCCTTTGTCTATGCCGCCGCCAAGGCGGGGCTCCTCGGCCTCACGAGGGCGTTAGCTAAAGAGCTGGGGCCGAGGGGGGTTAGAGTAGTGGCGGTGCTACCCGGACTAATAGACACCCCCTTCCACAACAAGGCAAATACGGGTGACATAGAAACGTGGGCAAGGAACATGGTCTATATGAAGAGGGTGGGGAGGCCAGGAGAGGTGGCAGAGGTCATAGCCTTTTTAGTAAGCGAAGGCGCGTCGTACATAAATGGCGCCTTCATAGACGTCAACGGCGGGTGGTACGGCTGAGCAAGAGGACTTCTCCAGCGCCGGCTGACCCCCCACAGCATTTTAAACCAAGTGGTTGAGGCCGCGATTGGCCTTAGGCTCCTAGTGCCGAAAACCGCCGAGGTCTCTGAGGCAGGTTAGACATGCGTCTCCGCCTAGAGAAGTTGACAAGCCGGCTGTGTTTGCCCATACGGCGACTGCACTTGCAACTACCAAAAGCGTTCTATCAGACTGCGCGTTTTTGCACGACGTGGGCGCAAAAGGGATGGGGTGATGAGAAAAAGGTTGGCGCCCCGGCCGGGATTTGAACCCGGGTCACGGGCTCGACAGGCCCGCATACTAGTCCGGGCTATACTACCGGTTGGAGCGGCCGGCTGGCCGTGGCCCCAATAGGCACCGGGGCAAGATGCTCTACTCTGCCCTTATTTAAACTTTTTCTCGCACCTCGGCCAGCACCCCAAGACCCTTAGGGGTCCGCGGCAAGTTTACCGTGGGGATGAGAAAAACGTGGAGAACCAGTAAGAGGGGGAGAAAAAGGGGGTTTTAAGAAATGTTCAGCGTAGCTGTGCCGTTGTAGCTCTGGTAACCTGGCTGTCCTAGTGTCTTAACAACTGCGTAGTAATTGCCGTTGTAATACCTCACGGCAATTAGCTCCTTTCCGGTGTATACCGTTATGCGGGCGCCGTTGGGGG from Pyrobaculum arsenaticum DSM 13514 includes:
- the dpdh gene encoding D-proline dehydrogenase gives rise to the protein MKVVIVGGGIVGLFTAFYLQNEGADVVVVEQGEVGGWSRAAAGILEFTRFVINRINVKSYPWRYFKMMIRGDARVKTWDWGWIRAYLGVWGREPPQEMWEAIRTLGDFSWRQYRALAEAKNDFDYAEEPLYEVGVDVGKALEEAKKDPLAPRVEAGKCCGMEALAYLDAAKLSTDAFVERMLRELRGVQFVKGKAQEVAGKEVWLEGGNVLQADAVVVAAGYWARKFGVPVAPFKGYGFLTNAKADKMFIDMVRGIAVVPLSKYTKVTGRFDLDGTDNHSPSKKVLQRAREILGNFDVAASAVGYRPCTPDGFPVVDRIGSVVIVTGACRLGWTYGPALGKLAADLALGRRRVEALSAARFIRSR
- a CDS encoding GNAT family N-acetyltransferase, encoding MTQLKGLGELDFALYISLISLYLQNPLDHVYMLYDLIYELDKTELYISGRGDVVEAYMLIWRGQKYSGIHLWNYSEDFKRLLKEALPAIIQLYRPSDLEKVAGALKEAGVEFKAEVYLDMVVDEERFRPYRPQEAVRLDPGRYVGEFVELKKAQGADIDERQAVELIKKRRCYGVFKDGRLVSITCRYVALPEVWIIGDVFTLPEYRGHGYGKIATSAITRDAVASGAVAYLHVNKKNVAATSLYAKLGYSILRERPWIFAPP
- a CDS encoding DUF429 domain-containing protein; translation: MIVAGIDLAVAKPTAVATLDGCSLVYLGLASADEEIVHAASLLDPAVVAIDAPLTLPEGGRGLRDVEVELRRLGYRLLPPLMGPMRGLTERGIRLSRMFRAEVIEIHPATSLMAMGLSRGELRRRFGIGHADLLDAIAAALTAVAYAEGRYKRIGPFVLPTARVCV
- a CDS encoding SDR family NAD(P)-dependent oxidoreductase, with the translated sequence MPTAVVTGGSTGIGAATVKALAKRGYDVAFTYLRSEKEAESVVKEASGYGVRILSARADASSWDQMRAFADEVRRVFGKVDALVANAGGLPQRRTLEESDLDYWKALIDLNLTSAYIATKLFVPMMERGVVVYVSSVAAYTGGGRGAFVYAAAKAGLLGLTRALAKELGPRGVRVVAVLPGLIDTPFHNKANTGDIETWARNMVYMKRVGRPGEVAEVIAFLVSEGASYINGAFIDVNGGWYG